The following nucleotide sequence is from Calditrichota bacterium.
GGAGACTCTCCACCCGGCCTTCTACGCAACGGGCAAGACCTCCATTTTCGATTTTGTGCCAGACATCCGCCGCAAGTCATTGCAGGCGATGAAGGAGCTGGTTGCTAAAGCCAAGGCCCCAGAGGTGAAGACCGCCTTCCACGTCGTGGAGGGACGAGCTGCCGAGGAAATTGTGAAATGGGCACAGACGCACCGCGTGGACCTGCTGGTGATTGCTACCCATGGCCTCACCGGCCTCGAGCATCTGTTGTTGGGCAGCGTCACCGAGAAGGTGGTGCGCACGGCGCCGTGCCCCGTGTTCACTGTCAGGGCGTTTGGTAAGTCCTTGCTGAAAAGCAGATGAGCCAGGCAGAAAGGATCGGCAGGAGGAAGGATGACAGAGGAACAGTTCCGGCAGGCGATCCGCTTCGCAGTGGAAAAGGAAGAGGAGGCTGCGGCGCTCTATGAGACAGCGCAGCAGGTGGCTGTCACGCCCCTTGCGAAGACGACCTTTTCCGAATTCGCTGCAGAGGAGCGGCGACACAAGGCGATGCTCCTGGAGCTCAAGCCGGAGAGTCTGGGCAAACCGGCAGCCGCCAAGGTGCCCGATCTGAGGATCAGCGACTACTTGGTGGAGGTGGAGTTTCGGCCGGATATGAGCTATCAGGATATGCTCATCTTGGCCATGAAGCGCGAGGAACAATCGGTGCGCCTGTACAGCGATTTGCAGCGCCGCACTGGCGATGCCCAATTGCAGAGGCTGTTCGGCTTGCTGGCAGAAGAGGAGGCACGCCACAAGTTGCGTTTGGAGACCATCTACGATGACGAAGTTCTGCAGGAAAACTAAGCAGGTCATGAGGAGGAATAAATGGCTGTGAGCAGACGGGAGTTCTTCCGCGCTGCCGCCGGAACTGGGGTGGTGGCTGCCACCATGCTGGGCCGCAGCGGGGCAAAGGCAGCACAGAACAAGGGTGCGGTGGCCCCTGGGACTCACGAGCTACCGCCACTCCCCTACGCGTACAATGCGCTTGAGCCCATCATCGACGAGCAAACCATGAGGCTACACCACGACGCCCATCACGCGGCCTACGTGAAAGGACTCAATGAGGCCGAGCGGCTGCTCGTGCAAGCAAGAGAAAGCGGCAACTACCAGTTCATCAAGCACCTGGAGCGCGAGATCGCCTTCCATGGTTCTGGTCACATTCTGCACAGCATTTTTTGGCACAATCTGTCCCCCAACGGTGGAGGTGCGCCCAAAGGGAAGCTGCTGTCGGCCATCGTCGCTCGGTTCGGCAGTTTTGATGCATGCAAGGCCCAGCTGAGCGCGGCCACCAAGGGAGTGGAGGGGAGCGGTTGGGGAGTGCTTGCGTACGTCCCTGCGTTCGGCAACTTGGAAGTGCTGCAGGCGGAGAAGCATCAAGATCTTACGCAATGGGGTGCAGTCCCACTATTGGTCATTGATGTGTGGGAGCATGCCTACTACCTGAAATACCAGAACCGCCGCGGCGAGTATGTTGACAAGATTTTCGAGATAATCAACTGGCAGGACGTCGCGAAAAGATATGCGCAGGCCCTCAGGTGACCGGCGTCCCATGGCGACATTCCGACTAAGAATGCTCAGTGTTCGGCGAACGGCGTGCGCAGTGCTACTTGTCTTGCTCGCAGGCCTGGTAGCCGGTGGCATGGCCCAAAGCCCAGGAGGTAAGCGGGACGTCACTACCATGGCCACCCCTCGTGGGAACCGCCTGCGTGCCGCCGACAAAGGTCCTGTGCGCAGTGCCCTAGGCGTGCCGAAGGTAGCTCTCGCCAATTATCGCCTTACGGTCACCGGGGAGGCTGATTCTTCGTTCTCGCTGGGGTGGGAGCAGATTCTGCAGGTGCCGCCCGTCTACTCTGACACCATCCTGCTCTACTGCGTGGAAGGGTGGGAGGTTTGGGGCACCTGGAAAGGGGTTCTTGTGAAGGACCTCCTGCGCAGTGCCCGGCCACGGCCTGAGGCCAAATACGTGGCGTTCCACTGCCTGGACGGCTATTCGACCTGCCTCCCGCTGGAGTACGTGGAGAAGTACAACGTGCTCCTGGCCTATGAGCTCAACGGCAAGCGCTTGCGCCCGGATATCGGCTTTCCCCTCCGGCTGGTGGCTTTTGGCAAATACGGCTACAAGTGGGCCAAGTGGGTCGATCAAGTGATTCTGCTGCGCCAGCCCACCGAGGGCTACTGGGAAAAGCGGGGCTATTCGGACGAGGCCAACGTGCCCATGGAGCGCAGGCGCTTCTACGAGGGGCAAGAAGCCAAGCCGGTGGAATAGGCTTCGCGACGGATTCCGGTGCGGTGAGAGCAGGTGGAAAGGAAGTGCCGTCGGCCCAGAGACGAGAGCTGGGATGGGATCTGAGCAACTGAAACGCCAGGCGGGGGAGTTCGCGGTGCGCTTTGTCGAGTCTGGCATGGTGGTGGGACTCGGTCATGGCAGCACCGCAATATACGCCGTGCGCCTCTTGGGCACGAAGCTGAAGAGGGGTGAGCTCCGTGACGTTGTGGGCGTGCCCTGCTCGCGCGCGGTAGAGGAGGAAGCCATCCTGTTGGGTATTCCGCTGACCGCGTTGGAGGAGCACCTGGAGGTTGACCTGACCATCGACGGGGCCGATGAGGTGTCGCCCTATCTGGATGTCATCAAGGGAGGGGGTGGGGCGCTGCTCAGGGAAAAAGTGGTGGCACAAGCCAGCAAAAGGGAAGTGATCGTGGTCGACGAGTCAAAGCTCACGCCGGTTTTGGGACGAGGGCCGCTGCCCGTGGAGGTCATCCCCTTTGGCTGGAAAACACATATGCCCTTTTTGCAGGAGCTGGGCGCGCAAGCGACGCTCCGCCTCGCTGCCGATGGTGCGCCGTTCCTCACTGATCAGGGGAATCTGATCCTGGACTGCGTTTTCGCAGGAGGAATCCGCGAGCCGCAGTCGGTGGCGGCGGCCTTGGATGCGCGCGCGGGAATTGTCGGCCATGGCCTGTTCCTGAATTTGGTCACCGACGTGGTCGTGGCCACGCACACTGGCATCAGGCACTACACAAGGAGAGTTGACGGAGGGCGGGCATGGTGAAGATTGAGGCGTCCATCCTCTCGGCGGACCTCACCCGATTGGGCGAACAGGTGCGTGAGGCAGAAGAGGCAGGCGCAGACGCCATTCAGATCGATATCATGGACGGCTGTTTCGTGCCCAACATCACCTTTGGCGCAAATGTGGTGAAAGCGATCCGGCCCCTGGTGCGCTGCCCCCTGACGGTACATTGCATGATCGTGCAGCCGGAGCGCCATCTGGCTGCCTTTGCCGAGGCGGGCGCCAATTGCATCATTGTCCATCAGGAGACCACCCCCCACCTCCACCGCGCCCTGGCCCTGATCCGTGGGCTGCAGGTGCAGGCCGGTGTGGCGCTGAACCCAGGCACGCCACTGGCCGCCATCGAGGAGGTGCTGGACTGCGTGGACGTCGTACAGGTGATGACGGTGAACCCAGGCTGGGGAGGACAGGAGTTTTTGGCAAGCCAACTCCAGAAGATCCGCCGCCTGCGCAACGAGCTGGAACGCCGTGGCCTGAATGTGGCCATTGCCGTCGACGGTGGCATCGACTGCACCACTGCGCCGCAGGTTGTGCAAGCAGGGGCTACCATACTCGTGGCCGGCTCGAGCGTCTACAACCAGCGCGCCTCAGTAGCGGACAACGTGGCTCGACTGCGGAGGAGCTGCATCCCCGCGCGGAGTGTGTAGGGTGAGCGCAGGACGCCAGGCAAGAGCAGGGGGACCGGAGGTCGGCACGGTCGTAGAGGTC
It contains:
- a CDS encoding ferritin family protein, coding for MTEEQFRQAIRFAVEKEEEAAALYETAQQVAVTPLAKTTFSEFAAEERRHKAMLLELKPESLGKPAAAKVPDLRISDYLVEVEFRPDMSYQDMLILAMKREEQSVRLYSDLQRRTGDAQLQRLFGLLAEEEARHKLRLETIYDDEVLQEN
- a CDS encoding superoxide dismutase, coding for MLGRSGAKAAQNKGAVAPGTHELPPLPYAYNALEPIIDEQTMRLHHDAHHAAYVKGLNEAERLLVQARESGNYQFIKHLEREIAFHGSGHILHSIFWHNLSPNGGGAPKGKLLSAIVARFGSFDACKAQLSAATKGVEGSGWGVLAYVPAFGNLEVLQAEKHQDLTQWGAVPLLVIDVWEHAYYLKYQNRRGEYVDKIFEIINWQDVAKRYAQALR
- a CDS encoding molybdopterin-dependent oxidoreductase is translated as MLLVLLAGLVAGGMAQSPGGKRDVTTMATPRGNRLRAADKGPVRSALGVPKVALANYRLTVTGEADSSFSLGWEQILQVPPVYSDTILLYCVEGWEVWGTWKGVLVKDLLRSARPRPEAKYVAFHCLDGYSTCLPLEYVEKYNVLLAYELNGKRLRPDIGFPLRLVAFGKYGYKWAKWVDQVILLRQPTEGYWEKRGYSDEANVPMERRRFYEGQEAKPVE
- the rpiA gene encoding ribose-5-phosphate isomerase RpiA; translation: MGSEQLKRQAGEFAVRFVESGMVVGLGHGSTAIYAVRLLGTKLKRGELRDVVGVPCSRAVEEEAILLGIPLTALEEHLEVDLTIDGADEVSPYLDVIKGGGGALLREKVVAQASKREVIVVDESKLTPVLGRGPLPVEVIPFGWKTHMPFLQELGAQATLRLAADGAPFLTDQGNLILDCVFAGGIREPQSVAAALDARAGIVGHGLFLNLVTDVVVATHTGIRHYTRRVDGGRAW
- a CDS encoding ribulose-phosphate 3-epimerase, with the protein product MVKIEASILSADLTRLGEQVREAEEAGADAIQIDIMDGCFVPNITFGANVVKAIRPLVRCPLTVHCMIVQPERHLAAFAEAGANCIIVHQETTPHLHRALALIRGLQVQAGVALNPGTPLAAIEEVLDCVDVVQVMTVNPGWGGQEFLASQLQKIRRLRNELERRGLNVAIAVDGGIDCTTAPQVVQAGATILVAGSSVYNQRASVADNVARLRRSCIPARSV